gccgtatcgccccctacgcttcctgtagtgtattacagtctgtcagagtgactgtgtggatcatatgaacattatagagctttttaaatgaaacagtagaagccgtatcgccccctacgcttcctgtagtgtattacagtctgtcagagcgactgtgtggatcatatgaacattatagagctttttaaatgaaacagtagaagccgtatcgccccctacgcttcctgtagtgtattacagtctgtcagagcgactgtgtggatcatatgaacattatagagctttttaaatgaaacagtagaagccgtatcgccccctacgcttcctgtagtgtattacagtctgtcagagcgactgtgtggatcatatgaacattatagagctttttaaatgaaacagtagaagccgtatcgccccctacgcttcctgtagtgtattacagtctgtcagagcgactgtgtggatcatatgaacattatagagctttttaaatgaaacagtagaagccgtatcgccccctacgcttcctgtagtgtattacagtctgtcagagcgactgtgtggatcatatgaacattatagagctttttaaatgaaacagtagaagccgtatcgccccctacgcttcctgtagtgtattacagtctgtcagagcgactgtgtggatcatatgaatattatagagctttttaaatgaaacagtagaagccatatcgccccctacgcttcctgtagtgtattacagtctgtcagagcgactgtgtggatcatatgaacattatagagctttttaaatgaaacagtagaagccgtatcgccccctacgcttcctgtagtgtattacagtctgtcagagcgactgtgtggatcatatgaacattatagagctttttaaatgaaacagtagaagccgtgtcgccccctacgcttcctgtagtgtattacagtctgtcagagtgactgtgtggatcatatgaacattatagagctttttaaatgaaacagtagaagccgtatcgccccctacgcttcctgtagtgtattacagtctgtcagagcgactgtgtggatcatatgaacattatagagctttttaaatgaaacagtagaagccgtatcgccccctacgcttcctgtagtgtattacagtctgtcagagcgactgtgtggatcataggaacattatagagctttttaaatgaaacagtagaagccgtgtcgccccctacgcttcctgtagtgtattacagtctgtcagagtgactgtgtggatcatatgaacattatagagctttttaaatgaaacagtagaagccgtatcgccccctacacttcctgtagtgtattacagtctgtcagagcgactgtgtggatcatatgaacattatagagctttttaaatgaaacagtagaagccgtatcgccccctacgcttcctgtagtgtattacagtctgtcagagcgactgtgtggatcataggaacattatagagctttttaaatgaaacagtagaagccgtatcgccccctacgcttcctgtagtgtattacagtctgtcagagcgactgtgtggatcatatgaacattatagagctttttaaatgaaacagtagaagccgtatcgccccctacgcttcctgtagtgtattacagtctgtcagagcgactgtgtggatcatatgaacattatagagctttttaaatgaaacagtagaagccgtatcgccccctacgcttcctgtagtgtattacagtctgtcagagcgactgtgtggatcatatgaacattatagagctttttaaatgaaacagtagaagccgtatcgccccctacgcttcctgtagtgtattacagtctgtcagagcgactgtgtggatcatatgaacattatagagctttttaaatgaaacagtagaagccgtatcgccccctacgcttcctgtagtgtattacagtctgtcagagcgactgtgtggatcatatgaacattatagagctttttaaatgaaacagtagaagccgtatcgccccctacgcttcctgtagtgtattacagtctgtcagagcgactgtgtggatcatatgaacattatagagctttttaaatgaaacagtagaagccgtatcgccccctacgcttcctgtagtgtattacagtctgtcagagcgactgtgtggatcatatgaacattatagagctttttaaatgaaacagtagaagccgtatcgccccctacgcttcctgtagtgtattacagtctgtcagagtgactgtgtgggtcatatgaacattatagagactttttaaatgaaacagtagaagccgtatcgccccctacgcttcctgtagtgtattacagtctgtcagagcgactgtgtggatcatatgaacattatagagctttttaaatgaaacagtagaagccgtatcgccccctacgcttcctgtagtgtattacagtctgtcagagcgactgtgtggatcatatgaacattatagagctttttaaatgaaacagtagaagccgtatcgccccctacgcttcctgtagtgtattacagtctgtcagagcgactgtgtggatcatatgaacattatagagctttttaaatgaaacagtagaagccgtatcgccccctacgcttcctgtagtgtattacagtctgtcagagcgactgtgtggatcatatgaacattatagagctttttaaatgaaacagtagaagccgtatcgccccctacgcttcctgtagtgtattacagtctgtcagagcgactgtgtggatcatatgaacattatagagctttttaaatgaaacagtagaagccgtatcgccccctacgcttcctgtagtgtattacagtctgtcagagcgactgtgtggatcatatgaacattatagagctttttaaatgaaacagtagaagccgtatcgccccttacgcttcctgtagtgtattacagtctgtcagagcgactgtgtggatcatatgaacattatagagctttttaaatgaaacagtagaagccgtatcgccccctacgcttcctgtagtgtattacagtctgtcagagcgactgtgtggatcatatgaacattatagagctttttaaatgaaacagtagaagccgtatcgccccctacgcttcctgtagtgtattacagtctgtcagagcgactgtgtggatcatatgaacattatagagctttttaaatgaaacagtagaagccgtatcgccccctacgcttcctgtagtgtattacagtctgtcagagcgactgtgtggatcatatgaacattatagagctttttaaatgaaacagtagaagccgtatcgccccctacaggTATGAGTCAGTGTTCTATAATCAAATACACATGTAAGGCTTCCTTAATGTCTAGTCTTAACCGTGATGCATTTCTGGAtcaggtgagtgtatatgtgcacCTTGACCACCATGGCTGCGTAGGTGACGTCGGCCCTCCAGGTGAGGGGTCTGTTCCAGCCCACCAGCGGATCAGCCTCGTCGTTATAAATGGGGAGAGTGCGGAAAAGAGGAAACCGGCGCTGGATCTCCTGCACTGTGGCCACTTCCTGCTGCAGGATCGGCAACGTGTTGTTTCCACCCTATAAGATAAATCAGCTTTCAGAACAGGGTCTCGTCGGACCACCTTTTTCGCTTCGTAAGTTCAGAACGTTCAGTTTATGACGTTTAGAGGTTTTAAAAATTGGCCagcctttttaaatgttaatgctAGACGCATTAATATTTTCAAGGAATTAtcattttgtttacagtggGCTTCTTTATCGCCTTATTGAAGCGTGTTAGACGTTTCAATATTATTGATATCACAGCACTTTAGGTAACTACTGGAATAGCACCAACAGTTCATAACTGACAACCTATCAAAAGTTTAGTGATTTCCGTAGCActcattttaaagctgaaaTGAAGGCCACACCCACTTTTTAAGGCCtctgtatgcacacacacacacgcaggtgACCAGTGCAGGACCTTCTTGTGCAGGGCGATGTAGTCCAGCCGGACTCCTCTCTCTCCGGTGAAGAAGTTGCTGCCGTTGGAGCAGTGCTCCAGTAAGGCCCAGCAGTACGGGGAGTGTGGGGGGTCATGGCAGGAATCCCCTGGACCCCCGAACTTTAATAAAGGACTGACCGCTCGCAGACCCTCAGAACATGCATCATAGTAGTTCAGAAAACCTGCCGGAGTGGACACAACACACAACCATTTATAACAGTCGTTTATAAAACAGTTACACAGTGTAGACTGTGTATTGTAAATATGCCAATTTTTTATTgctgaatttacatttattataacatattataaaacacaaaacataccataacttttgcacagaccacattttatgttatatttagtttttccaaTACGTCAAATTTACTTTTGCCCAAACTACTGCACACAACAGTCTAGTCCTTAAAATAgtgacatcatttaaaacacaGCGAAATTCTTGTGATGTTCATACAGTGTTACCTTGGATCGTTATGGTGACGTTGTCAAAGTCGTGATTGTTCGGCTCATTCCACGTCTCAAAGTTCCACTGGGAAACGAAGCCGAGGCCGTACTTCTCTGCACACGCATACGTGTAGAGGTTTATACGGGACACAGTATAAAGCTGAGTCATCTACACCATCTCAGAATCACCTACATCATCTCAGAATCACATACATCATCTCAGAATCACCTACACAGTCTGAAAATCATCTACATCATCTCAAAATCATCCATACAGTCTCAGAATCACCTACATCATGTCAGAATCATCCAGTCTGAGAATCATCTACATCATCTGAGAATCATCTACAGTCTCAGAATCATCTACATCTCAAAATCAtccatacagtgtcagaatcaCCTACATCATCTCAGAATCATCTACACCGTCTGAGAATCATCTACACCATCTCAGAATTACCTACATCATCTCAGAATCATCTACACAGTCTGAGAATCATCTACACCATCTCAGAATCACCTACATCATCTCAGAATCATCTACACAGTCTGAGAATCATCCATACAGTCTCAGAATCACCTACATCATCTCAGAATCATCCATACAGTCTCAGAATCATCTACATCTCAGAATCATCCATACAGTCTCAGAATCACCTACATCATGTCAGAATCATCCACAGTCTGAGAATCATCTACACAGTCTGAGAATCATCTACACAGTCTGAGAATCATCTACACAGTCTGAGAATCATCTACGTCATCTCAAAATCATCTGCTTCATTTCAGAGTCATTGGCTTAGAATCATCTGAATTATCTTGGAATCCTTGTCTCAGCATCATCTGCTTCATCTCAAAATCCTCTCCGCGTTTCTCCTGAACTCACCTGCGTATCTGTTAGCGATGAGGTACACCAGCCGTCTCCACTCCACCACCTGACTTTTATCCTCAaagtcactgaatgtgttctgGACGCTACCCATCAATTCAAAACCTGCAAAGCAGTTAAACCATCATTAAATCTTAAtcttcacattctctctctaaTTACGCATCATCGTGGCTAATATTAGCTGAGTCTCACCAGGCTTGAGTCCATTCTGGTACAGAAGGTCAATCAGCTGGTCCAGGTAAGTAAAGTTATAGTGAAATTCTCCATTAACTATCCTGCAGTAAGATCAAACACAAAGCCCGGTGCGTATTAAACGTGACGTAATCAGTAAATAATCAGGATCAGACACTTTCCTCACACTTAGCATTTCACTGCAATATTCAGAACTGAGGACCACTGTACTGACGCTGGAGCTCACAGGCCTGCGCCAGAGAACATTAACGCTGATGATCTAAAGCGATTTAGAGCGTGTTGATGAAGATCAGGAGGACAAGAGCAGCTCTCTGGTGTTTACCGTGCTGATACGAGCTCCAGCATCCAGTGTATCCGCACCTGCTGCAGTCCAGAGTGAGGGGTGGAGCCGATCAGGGCCAGGTTCAGCCGCTGGTCCTTACTGAGGTCATAGTGGGGGGAGTCTGCATGGGGCTGAGGGGGGctacagaaaaagaaatactATAGCCACCAATATCATAacaataatatgcaaatattaACAATATTACTACTAATATCTATGTACACGCTAATCCTCTGCGGTCACCACATGGCAACGTTtacttttttaatgatttattatcaATGATTATGATTATAATGATTAACATCAGTGGAAATGCTGATCCTTtgctgtagagagagagagagagacagagagagacagagagagagaggagagagagagagagagagaaagagagagggggagagagagagagagagagagagagagacagagagagagaggagagagagagagagtgagaaagagagagagagagagagagagagagagagagagagagagacagacagagagagagagagagagagagagagacagacagagagagagagagagagagagacagagagagagagagagagagagagagagagagagagagagagagagagagagagagaagagaagagacagagagagagagagacagagagagagacagagagagacagagagagagagagacagagagagagagagagagagagagagagagacagacagacagagagagagagagagagagagagacagacagagagagagagagagacagagagagacagagagagagagagagagagagagagagagagagagagagagagagagagagagagagacccctgTAATACTGTGTCTGCTGTCGTCAATTCAGTAGGAAGAGGCGTATCGCGTCATAAATGCGTGTGACTTGTCATTAGAGGATCTGACCGCAGTGTTCAGCAGGAAACGAGTGCTGACCAGAATCCAGTGCTCCTCCAGAAGTGGGTGAGGTTCCTGACGGCTCTATCAGCTCTGACTGACACCTCCAGTGAGGAGCCGCAGGCGGCGCGCGGGCTCGCCCCCAGCAGGAGGAGAATGACCCAGTTCAGCAGGAGACGCAGCATCTCACGCACTCCCAGAGCCTGTGCTCCAACAAGCCGCCCGCAGGAACCCCTGAGACCAACATCAACCACACCTGCTTCCCCGAGCTTTCCCTTTCCTTCTCCTTTCAAAACAGGCGAGCGGAGCAGCGCCGCCTGCTGGGCGGAGGGACGCAGCGCAAGCTGGCCGAGCGTGACTGTGTCTGAATCTCAAATGGATCCCTGTTCACTACCTCGTGCACACCGTGGGTAAACTTGCGGCCTCCTGCACCCAAATAGTGCTTATGATGTCTAACAGACTCAGGTGGGGGTCCCTCACTATGCTgtgcactatttgggtggagaAACCAAAAAAATCATAAACCACACAGTGCACTACGCAGGAAGTAGGGAGCGAACTGGGACAAGACTTATTCAGGTCTAGTTAACTTTACTGCATGAGCTCCTGATGACATTCCTTCACTACCAGcatctctccatccatccatctatccatccatcctcaaccactTACCCGAGTCTGGGTCacggggcagcagcctaagcaaagagacCCAGGCCTGAGGGAGGGGCTCCTCGGCGAGCCCCTGGTGGCTGggcctttacccatgggtcccggccgggctcagcccaaaagagctacatgggaccacactcccatggacccaccacccATGGGAGAGGTGCTTATGGGGGTCCGGTGCAATGTGGATCGGGTGGCGGCTGaaggcgttctgatcctcggctactgaaacAGACTATCAGCATCTGTAATACCATAacatataatactgtatattGTTTATGGATCTTATTTGGTCCCTTTCATGTTATTTTATAGCTTCCTTGATGTCTTACGTGCATTTAAACATGTATCATGTGGTTTTCCTCTTATTCTTATTAAGAATTAATGAGCATTAACAAGTTGGTGTACAGAACACAGGTTTTCAAATCATAACACATACATGCTATAACTCACTCATTTTTCAGCccataatgacaataataacacTTTCAAATACTTTCTAttctttaatcattttacaataTATTGTAACACCAAGATTCAACTTAAAATCACTCAAGTCTCTATTTAAAAGCAAGTATGCATGTAGGGGTTAAAACAGGGTGACTGGGCCTGTCCTGGCAGGGGGGTCATCGGCTGTAGGCAATACTGGGCCAGAGAAGTGATCTGCAGCTGAACCACGTTCATGTTACTACGATCGTCCTCTTACTATAActgtaaagctgcactgtgtaagttttggggatttggagccctctctggtggacGTGTGGAACTGCAGGAGCCTGTGATGAAGCTCAGTCTAAACTGGGTGAAGCAGCgtttctgaggatgtgagtgaagtatctactactgtcatcacatcttcatcagcatGATGTTGATTCTGAGATCGTTTGAGGCCGAAACGccgagctggaccttctttttgagtctgcgTGTAACGTTAATACGTAAAGACCTACGGCGTGGTGTGACGAACTCGACGCCGCTACAGGTGACCCCCAGCAGAACACGCGCACCGTATTTCAGCCTGTTTATATTCTCCTCACTCAGCAACGCCACtgctttcagctttaatggcaTTAATCTTCCATAGTGCGGCTTCAAACGCTGATCAGTGCTGGTGTGATTCTGCTAAACTGGTGTTTGTAACAGGGCTGAGCTCTGCAGGAGGACCTCAGGAGTCACTCAGCTACTGTGTGTTTTATAATGAGAGGGATTACGCCTTCATAAAATAAAGCAAGCTAAGTCTGTTATCTGGGTAATGTGGGTCAGTGGGTGAATTTAGACCCTTTTGTAGGTCAAAGGTCAGTGACGAGGACAGTAATTCTGCTTCTGGGCCTCCTGTCCATCAGCCTCTGCGCTCCTGTGAGTATTTgtattcagagcggtttggtgtgaaacacttcTAGAgaaactgctcacagtggtggtgataggaaccagacgtccccctctaaaagctcctcacagtggaggtgatgggaaccagacgtccccctctaaaagctcctcacagtggtggtgatgggaaccagacgtccccctctaaaagctcctcacagtggtggtgatgggaaccagacgtccccctctaaaagctcctcacagtggtggtgatgggaaccagacgtccccctctaaaagctcctcacagtggtggtgatgggaaccagacgtccccctctaaaagctcctcacagtggtggtgatgggaaccagacgtccccctctaaaagctcctcacagtggaggtgatgggaaccagacgtccccctctaaaagctcctcacagtggtggtgatgggaaccagacgtctccctctaaaagctcctcacagtggtggtgatgggaaccagacgtccccctctaaaagctcctcacagaaagttcctacatgaactggttctgaattcactgcctgatgactgagacgctgttttatgagagtttagagaacttcaactccattcatggtggagggagacatgcagggcgctgtgcggcaaaatagtccccaaagaaaactcattattccagattttccactgttttccatcatcaacattccatataaactcagaagcctcatgtaggttctctggaggttctggatggtaaataaagtgtctatatccgTGTTGTcatcatggcgacgcctggttcccatcaccaccactgtaaagacgtctgaccATCTGAATCTCTGTTCACACCTCCTTGAAGGTTAAGCTGCAAGTCATTTCTAGATCCTTACAGCTGCTGTAAGTGATGTAAATGAGCTCCTGGTTGTGACATCATTATGGATTCATGAACGTTTATAATATACCATCACACTGTTAGGTACAAAACGGACCTTAAATTGTcccttaaaaacaaacattcgcTGTTAATGCTTTCCTTGTTTTGTAATAACAAACCACACGTCACTAAATTGGttaatcaaattttttttttttttaaatggaacaAAAACAATACCGTTACAGAAGCCAGTAAATATACACCAAATGTTTAATTCCACATGTTAATAAACGCGTtttaaaacagtgaataaataaattgtggATTTgaacaaagtttatgctctgaccgggtttatttaaaagaaatgaacgatcgaaagaaagaaagaaaaaagactttCCTTAAAATACAACTCAAATAGCTTGGTTAATCACAACGTGTTGTACATGATTCTTTTCCACTGCCTGTACAATACACTTCACAATCCAACTGCTTCTCAAATAACTTAAATAACTCACTTTAAAAGTGCAAATTCATAATGCATACATGGCAAGCCCATGAGTAAGACAACAGTCAATAGTACAGTTCACATTTCTTTTTGTGCAATATTCACAAGAATGTTTTAGTGAGACAGGGTGAGACAGGGGGAAAATGTGTGAAAGAGAAGGAATAAGGGCCAGAGTGAGGCAAGGAAggaggaaagagacagagggaaagagagcgagagagcgagggacACTATGATTTCTGTTCTGCTCCTGTGGCAGTTTGGGGGGTGCTTTCCGGTTTTGCAATCTGATAGGTGATTAGATACTCTGGATaagcctgaaaaacaaaaacaattcactGCATGAATTAATGTCCCCTCTGACAAGATGCAGTACAGAAGTGTAAAAAAGACTAACGTTCTGTGTGGTCAACTGTCTTTTTAgcagtcatttttcatttaaagggTTTGTTCTGGGACTTTCCTGTCTTGCTTTGGACAAGACTTGGGACTAGCTTGTTTTGGCTTGGACAGTCTTGCCTTGGACTATTTACAGGACCAGATTTAGACTTGTTCATCATACCGTAGGTCTGGGACTTGCCTGGCTTTCCTTGGTCTAGGTTTGGGATTTGCGTATCTTGCATTGGGACTTGCTTGTCTTGACTGGACTAGACTTGGGACTTTCTAGTTTTTGGCTTGGACTGTCTTGCCTTGGATTATTCTTAGGACTAGACTTGGGACATACCGACTTTGCCCTGGGACGAGACTTGGGACTTGCCTGTCTTGTCTTGGACTAGGCATGGGACTCGATTATCTTGCATTGGGACTTGCCTGTCTAGCTTTGGACAAGACTTGGGACTAGCCTGTTTTGGCTTGGACTGCTTTGCCTTGCACTATTCTTGGGAATAGACATGGGACATATGTCTTTGCCTTGGGACTTGCCCGTCTTGTCCTGTACTAGGCTTGGGACTTTCCTGTCTTTGCTTGGACTAGACTTGGGACTTGCCTGATCTGCCCTGAACTAGGCATGTGACTTGACTGTCTTGCCTTGGACTAGGCTTGGGACCTGCCTGTCTTGCCTCGGACTCGGGACTTGCCTGTCCTGCATGTCTGGAGTGCCAAGAATTGAGACTTACTTGTTCTTTGAAACACAATGGTTTCTTTTCTCGGCATACTTATTAATGAACTCTGCAGTTGTGAGTGTGTAACGCGTTTCCTCAGGTGTACGTTGTACCTGCTCTCCCCTGTAGATGACGTACTCTGCATACGCAAGACCATTGACACTGGGCCTCCCGATAACAGAGTGATGACCTGGAGGAGCATGAGCCATCTTCATAGCACTGAACTGAAGGAAGGACTTTCCTAGAGTTACCCTGCAGAACAGCATCTGCCTGCAACCACAATAACACATATATATTAGTGAAGGCCGctcttacacaaacacacatacacctcaCTTTCTACATTTAAACACACCTAATCATGGTCATActaatatttttttgttgtcttACCTGTGGCACAGGTAGCAGGAGCGGTCTTTGTGTGTAGGGCAGCCGGTTCCTCCTCCGATGCCGTAAACGTACTGGTTACTCTTGGACGAGTTTTCAGCAAAGTAGATCCCTGCTCCAAACATGCCTCCAATGTAGGCATGCCGCTCGTCAAAGCCTTTATGGATGATGGCGTTTATAAAGGGTgaaccttaaaacaaacaaaataaaaacaaaagagttaACAGGCACACTGCTAGACAACGATGGAGAATCACTGTGTCCTACAAGAGATCTTTTCTGCTGTTTTGGAGAACAGTGTAGTCTGAGACAGACCGCTTTTGGTGGAACAGCGGAGTCTGAGACAGACCACTTTTGGAGAACAGTAGAGTCTGAGACAGACCGCTTTTGGAGAACAGTAGAATCTGAGACAGACTGCTTTTGGAGAAATAGTAGAGTCTGAGACAGACTGCTTTTGGAGAAATAGTAGAGTCTGAGACAGACTGCTTTTGGTGGAATAGAAGAATGTGAGACAGATGGCTTTAGGTGGAATAGTAGAATGTGAGACAGACCGCTTTTGGAGAACAGTAGAATCTGAGACAGACTGCTTTTGGAGAAATAGTAGAGTCTGAGACAGACTGCTTTTGGTGGAATAGTAGAGTCTGAGACAGACTGCTTTTGGTGGAACAGCGGAGTCTGAGACAGACCACTTTTGGAGAACAGTAGAGTCTGAGACAGACTGCTTTTGGAGAAATAGTAGAGTCTGAGACAGACTGCTTTTGGTGGAACAGCGGAGTCTGAGACAGACCACTTTTGGAGAACAGTAGAGTCTGAGACAGACTGCTTTTGGAGAAATAGTAGAGTCTGAGACAGACTGCTTTTGGTGGAACAGCGGAGTCTGAGACAGACCGCTTTTGGAGAACAGTAGAATCTGAGACAGACTGCTTTTGGTGGAAGACCAGAATCTGAGACAGACTGCTTTTGGAGAACAGTAGAGTCTGAGACAGACTGCTTTTGGTGGAATAGTAGAGTCTGAGACAGACCGCTTTTGGTGGAATAGTAGAGTCTGAGACAGACTGCTTTTGGTGGAATAGAAGAATGTGAGACAGATGGCTTTAG
This sequence is a window from Pygocentrus nattereri isolate fPygNat1 chromosome 20, fPygNat1.pri, whole genome shotgun sequence. Protein-coding genes within it:
- the idua gene encoding alpha-L-iduronidase, with amino-acid sequence MLRLLLNWVILLLLGASPRAACGSSLEVSVRADRAVRNLTHFWRSTGFCPPQPHADSPHYDLSKDQRLNLALIGSTPHSGLQQVRIHWMLELVSARIVNGEFHYNFTYLDQLIDLLYQNGLKPGFELMGSVQNTFSDFEDKSQVVEWRRLVYLIANRYAEKYGLGFVSQWNFETWNEPNNHDFDNVTITIQGFLNYYDACSEGLRAVSPLLKFGGPGDSCHDPPHSPYCWALLEHCSNGSNFFTGERGVRLDYIALHKKGGNNTLPILQQEVATVQEIQRRFPLFRTLPIYNDEADPLVGWNRPLTWRADVTYAAMVVKVISQHQALLIANESNSINYSLLSNDNAFLSYYPHQFTQRTLTARFQVNNTHPPHVQLLRKPVLTVMGLLSLLGEQQVEAQVSGGSQVDSSVGVLASVHLPRIPHTADSWQSTVLLYNSRDNLTSNSSDIVTLRLTGAPAHSGLMYVTHYMDNNVTNPYELWRQMGSPDYPTVQQFTQLRSQEDAEREGPVPFPAQGALTLTVKLPVPSVLLIHVCARSTVAPGQVNGLRFVPVTTGQVLVVWRDQCVGTKCIKTYEVEFSKDGSTFHRINFRDTIFTSHTFSPESGEVCGLYRVRAVDYWDRAGEYSLTEKYAELC